One part of the Solanum dulcamara chromosome 3, daSolDulc1.2, whole genome shotgun sequence genome encodes these proteins:
- the LOC129882583 gene encoding 60S ribosomal protein L5-like — protein MAFIKVQKTRAYFKRFQVKFKRRREGKTDYRARNRLINQDKNKYNTPKYRFVVRFTNRDIIAQIVSASIAGDMILASAYACELPQFGLEVGLTNYAAAYCTGLLLARRVLKKLEMDEEYQGNPEASGEDYSVEPAESRRPFRALLDVGLIRTTTGNRVFGALKGALDGGLDIPHGEKRFAGFSKDSKQLDADVHRKYIYGGHVATYMKTLIEDEPEKYQSHFSEYIKRGLDADDLEEMYKKVHAAIRAEPSPMKSEKQPPKKHKRYNLKKLTYEERKAKLIERLNALNSAAGNDDDE, from the exons ATG GCATTCATCAAAGTCCAGAAGACTAGGGCTTACTTTAAGCGTTTCCAGGTTAAATTCAAGAGAAGGAGAG AGGGAAAGACTGACTACAGAGCAAGGAATCGCTTGATAAATCAGGACAAAAACAAGTACAACACTCCAAAATATCGTTTTGTGGTCCGATTT ACTAATAGGGACATAATTGCCCAAATTGTGTCTGCTAGCATAGCTGGTGACATGATTCTTGCCTCTGCATATGCTTGTGAGCTGCCTCAATTTGGCCTTGAAGTTGGACTGACAAATTATGCTGCTG CATACTGTACCGGACTTCTCTTGGCAAGACGAGTTCTCAAAAAACTTGAAATGGATGAGGAGTATCAAGGGAACCCTGAG GCCAGTGGGGAAGATTACTCAGTTGAACCTGCTGAAAGCAGGAGGCCTTTCCGTGCTCTCTTGGATGTTGGCCTTATTAGAACTACTACTGGGAATCGTGTGTTTGGTGCTCTCAAG GGTGCATTGGATGGTGGACTTGATATTCCTCATGGCGAGAAGAGGTTTGCTGGATTCAGCAAAGACTCCAAGCAACTTGATGCTGATGTTCACCGCAAGTACATCTATGGTGGCCATGTTGCAACATATATGAAG ACTTTGATAGAAGATGAACCTGAGAAATATCAGTCTCACTTTAGTGAGTACATTAAGCGGGGTCTTGACGCTGATGATCTCGAAGAGATGTACAAAAAGGTTCATGCTGCCATACGTGCGGAACCAAGCCCAATGAAATCTGAGAAGCAGCCTCCCAAGAAGCACAAGAG GTACAATCTGAAGAAGCTGACTTATGAGGAAAGGAAGGCTAAGTTGATTGAAAGACTGAATGCTTTGAATTCAGCTGCCGgaaatgatgatgatgagtgA